The Hydra vulgaris chromosome 05, alternate assembly HydraT2T_AEP genome includes the window AATTTCCTGTTATatcttattttgaaatatatttgatttgatttatctGAGTGAATGTTATAAACAGATGTTATCACATTAACTGGACATTTctgtagatattttttaaaacaatgtctTGTTCTTgcaaaaagctttaaattttacagaacgaaagtattttttttatttattcatgcTAATAATCATTATTTACTAGTGACCAAATCAGTACACCTATTAGGCGTGTGTTACGAAATGTGTAAACACAGCCTGACAGCATTTATTTAGATTACGTGCAGATTTTACAAACATAATGcgatataaaagtaaaaattaaaaagattatatctGAATTTAGCAACAAATTCTTTCAAAGACAACTTTTAAGTTACTGTAACACTAAGGTAAggctttgtaaatttttttttataaaaattgtgcGGCAGTTTAATACTATTTGAGGATTTTTTATCGGAGGTTTTTTATCCAAAgtcttttatattgttttaatgctaaactttgtttaatgtctcttaaataaaattattttaaatttttaatgatttctctttaaaataaagcaattgaaattaataaaaaaacaaaaaacaaaccttttatataatataacaacaaaCTTCAAAGTAAACTTTGAGAAAACGCaaaaccttttgttttagatgaGAACAGTCGCTGCTTTACTTgggtttgtttttcttttccaaTATGTGTCTGCCAACAGTCTGCCCGTAAAACTACCCACTAAATGCGAAGATGTTCTTACAGCTGATGTAggttataataaaagtatttagtttCGATATATCATTTGCTTTAATTATTGATGTTAATATAAACTTGTTTACCaacctattattttttaaacaaatttaataaatttattgctaTTAAACCTTcgcatttttataacttataaagtCTTCTAAACCGTTTTGTAAcatacaatgaaaaaaaaaaaaaactaaagaaaaaaattgattctaattttttttctttctattttctatttttaacactttattttataataactagATTAAAGTAACTAATTTCTTTGAGAAAAATTGCGCAtaagtattaatttaattgttattcTCAAGACTTGTACTTCATTAAAAGCAGTGGCAGCCAAGTTGCGCTTGAATGTTCAGCTTGTCAATGAAGCTGTTATTAATGccgttaaaaaaagtatacaaaacaCACAGGATGTAATTATTTTCGTTAGAGATACTTTGGTAAAAAAAGCAACTAACTTCCAATGCACTGATGCTCTCACTGCAGAGGTAAGTTTTCAAACAAAGTAGTGAAATGGTTTCCtccgaaaaaatttaaatttttaaattgtaaataaactcaaaagttattataaactttataaaacatgtTATCTGTTTAATATTCGTAGCAATGCGATAAAATTGCTTTGATTGGAAAAAACCTTAAGTTATCGGCTATAGAAGTTGCTGAAGCTGTCAGACAAGCTGTCGCAAGGCCAGTTGAAGTTGGAGCAACGTTATATGTTgcagtattatttattttagatgatCTCAAGAAAAACGTTAAATGTGAAGCTTTTGTTTCTGAAGATGtgagaaattatttttcttttttgtacgTTTTCTTTTATCTCCCTTTGACTgcttattttcaaaattggaTGAGATATcatgaattattattttctttttgtaaaactttgcTTTCTTATTgcacaaaaaagttattttctatatttttgttgtttaaaaaatgattttcaaacagttaataagcaatttttttaagtttaaatattgtttactatTGCGTAGGTGTGCAAAAAAGTTGCTGATTACGCCATTAGCCTTAAACTAAGCGCGGAAGACGCCACAAAAGCTGTCAAAGAGGCCATTTTACAAGGTTATCGTGCAACTAACACACATAAAACATGATACCAATTTTTTAGgaacaatatttatttgcataacttaattttgtttattattaatatatctatttatatatttctttattagttttattattaatgccTTTTCTAAGTTTTCTTTAATTGCCTTCGTAAGACTTAATATGATTacgttattgttttaaattgtaacaGCCAGATTTTGGTTTTAGGTGCCAACAATGCAGCAGATTACTATAACAAGGCAACTGAATACCTCAGAGCTCAAATATCTTGCGAAAACGTCCTTTCAATTGAGGTGAAtttcgataatttttttttgttcataatgatataatagtattaaaataatagttttattttaattgtatttttttttaaatttataaaacacaaaatattgaaaaaaaaaatctatttagaCATGCGAAAAAGTCCGAAAACTTGCTGATAAATTTAGCGTGTCGTTAACAGAAGTCAATTCAGCTTTACGCTCCGCTGTTGCAAGTGGTATTACTAAAGTTACCGATCTTTACAAACATGCtgttaaatttataatagaGAAATGGAACCAAGTCTTGGGAGACGAACCATCAATGTACAAAAGAAGCATTGGTAAGAGACCATCAGAGTTATTTACATCATTTCAAAGCAGCGCAACACGTAGGGTCAATTGATCATAGGCCTAACGTAGTGTGCAGCATAATCTGTTATCTGTTATGtagtttaaatacttttatagttaaatcaactttataacttatttttcatttactttgGTTTTAGAAAATGAAGCCAACAACCGACTTGTTCGAACTATTGATATGCTTGTGGATGTTATCACAAAAGATATGTAGAATttgaacaacaacaaaaataacattaacaataacaacaaaaacaaaaaatctgttaaaaaataaataaataaactattttttttatcaaaatctaaatattatttctgtctGAACTATTCagctatatttaataaagtaataattaaaataaatgtttatttccTCAAGCTTTTGATGCGTAATTTTATCACATGTGACCTAATTTCTGTAAGCTCGAACTTATCACGTGATTTTACTGGCAGTGcaactatatataaaatcatttataatgattttatatatagttgCACTGCCAGCATAGACAAGAAGTCCATAATTttgtatgattttatatatagttgCACTTTGCTGGCAGTGcaactatatataaaatcatataaaattattgatttatcttgtcaataatttgttaataaagcAGTTCATGCTAATGCTGTTGCAATTAAACCAGCATCAGAAAAAGATTTTGCCAACGTCGAGATTGTGATCAACCGCaatttatacatacattttattattagtatttgtatttgtttatctCTTTTTGTAAGTGAGAGTATATAAACAATTTCGACacttttattatactaaaaattttcgtttttatttttcgtGTTTCCAGAAATCgctgtaatttatttttgtttcgtTTAAGGTGGCTATAGTATAAACCCACTTttgaaaatctgaaaaatttaaaaacgaaataaaactttttctcatttttttaaatttcaacctTCATGaataatgaaaagtataaaaaatggataaaaagaGTTTAGATATAAATGTGAGGGGTATTTTTCACgaattttctaaattctttcagggcgttcaaaaaatttaaaaccgtttctatttctaatatttccatcaaatttaaaaaaaaaccataactaTTAAAGTCTATATTTGtcataaagtaaatataaaccctgtttaaatcatcaaattctttacaaatatattatataactatgtattctagcagtttaaaataaaataaaacaacaaaaaatgactttaaatccAACAGATTCTTAAATATTACATTCTTCagtagaaattattttttattttttataaatgtcttgAAAAATATGCAATTACACCGTCTTTGAGTTTTCTGCTGAATTCCATTTAATTAGTATGTCTTTTTTAGGCACTCATTAGCCTACAAAAAGATATTATTCATTTGGAACACAGCACAAAACTCAAAATTCATTTGCATACCCTAACGAAATCTTGCACTTTTAGAGTGATTGAAATTCTAAGATCTCTGCATGCAATTTCAAATGAAGAGATGACATAATTGTAATTGTATTCAAGACCATTACGAAAGCATGATTTTAGAACTTCATCAGAggctctaaaataaaaaatacttttgttccTTGTAATCCAATTCTAGCCAATCCAATTCTAGCACTTGCTAGTAATGATTCAAGCAGTCCAATTTTAATTAAGAGTTGTCAATATTGATTGCCATTGAATTCCCCTCAATACTTTGAAAGCCTCTAGAAATCCAATTTATTTAACTAGTCAGTAGCTTTAAAGAAACAAGAAACTGTTTAATTCAAGAAAGAAACTGTTTgttcaagtaattaaaaaggCGGTTCGTAATTTCAATAACCACGTCCAACTTTATGACAAGTAGGAAATCAAGAACAAGTGTTTCATCTGTAAGATCAATCAAAAGAAGGTTTACGGAACTTTACTATTGAGCTGCCGAGAGCTTTTTAATGCGAATGAACTACAAAAGCTACTTAATAGTCATTTTGTTTCATTGTCCAAAGTGTTTATAATTGTCCAGTAAAACACGAATTTCCAAAATCATCTAATCCAAGAAATGCAATAGCCTATTTTATGTCTACAGCTGCTCTAAAATCAACTTTTTCAACAGGAAGCatatctaaaaattgttttaagtaatCATAAGATTCATTTAAAGATCAAACAGCCAAACAATAGCCAAAACTATGAGTTTCTTCACaccaaaatctttaaaagatcGAGAACAAGCTCCtttaatattacaaaacttttttttttcttggttaatttagcaattaattatttttatgcagaattttatatttatgttagtCCTATATTGATCATATACTCATTTTGGGGAAGTTTACTTTTCTTTAGATATAACCAATTAGTCCAGAAATGTTATCGCAACACACTATTGTACGCTGAGCTTTCCTTGTTTGGTTTTCTAAATTAGGTActtcaaaaaacatattttttgaactataaTAGGATTTTGAATAACCATGATcactatgttttattttaagacaaaatcttgttaatttttttccctttcaatttctaaaaaaaattgttgctttaTAAGTTTGCTTGAGACAAAAACCTACTGTAGATTAAAGATTACTTATTGCATCAGAAGACACTAAATTTTAAGAAACTGAGCTTTTGAGtgattttgagattttatattCATTTCAACAGTTAAATCTTTTCCTCTATTTGCTCATTTTGACTGTGGATCCATCACCTGCAGtctcaactttttatttgaattagaGCTGTACTAAGATTTTCTCTAGCATTTTGATCAGTACAAGGGTTTGAATGAGAGATTCCTTGGCCGATTGGCTGCCAAAATACGCTAGGATACTTTGACAGGATAcctatatagttaaaaaaagttgtgcTATTAAAGGTGTTAAAGCTATTTTGTGCTATTAATGGGAATGAAGAAGCCCTAGAGGACCCATCTTCTTCGCAAAATGTCTGTGACACTAttgtacaaatatatttgactCAGCACATTTATCTGACTATAATTTATCTCTgtacaaatttttcaaagaaaaatattaaacccAAAACCTCCTTGCTAGACGGATGAAATTGGATGAAAACacaaaagcaaataaattaatttttctttagggttaaaaaaagattaggaGAAAATCTTCGTAACAGAGTTTAGGTATTTATGAGTTTTTCACAAATTtccataaatataaaaatttatgacctttttactatttataacaaaactattgaatattttgaaattaaaaattaaaattgttttgtttctggttattaaaataagattttttatcttTGGTGATAGCCAGTGATTTTGTAGATATCTTTGATGATAACCaatgacattaaatttttattttatagatatcTTTGATGAGAACCAATGacattaaacatttaatttggAATTTCTTTTTGCCAAAACACAATCACAACATTTTAAATcatgaggtttttttttttgcatataggATAATTATCCTCTTTTAATCAATTtctaaattgtaaatatataaattaataaattgtaaaattaataaattgtaaaattaataaattgtaaaattaataaattgtaaaattaataaattgtaaaattaataaactgtaaaattaataaattgtaaaattattaaattgtaaaattaataaattgtaaaatttataaattgtaaaattataaattaatcaagttataaattaattaagcaaatttgatttttaaatggtcaaaaaaaaaaaacaaaggttttttCTATAATGCAAATCAGGCAAAAGTGTATTTAGTCTGCTTCCGAAAAGGTTCATGGTGGTTTactacaaaataaagttaaaatttttaaaatttataaaattttcagtttagATTGTTTTAAGATAATTGATCATCCCtgaattcatttataaaatctgttttttagtaaaataaacacaaaaggTTTTAAGATTTAGCCAAGTTggctaaacatttaaaattatgtttagcCAAGTTGGCTAAACATAATTTGCATAACAACacacttttttgttttggactaatttttgtatacttggaattcttttcaaaaaattgaattttagtaTGATGATCAAGActattagattaaaataaaataaacaaacatttacttTCAGTGTTATATAAGAGCTTTTACAGAGCACTTATTCATCTCTAGAAATGAATTGATGATAAAAcgttttatgtatattaattaataaagtatctttattaataaagttatgtaaagattttaattatttcattttagctaataaaaataaataaaaaataaaaaaaaggagacACTAAAAATTGTATAAGAAAAGTTAAGAGAATATTCTCTAAATACAAAGCAAGtgataaagcaaataaaattaactttactaTAAAAATCATGTGGTGATAAAAAATCTtagcaaatttaaattgaatgaaaaacaGTGTTTAgatgattttaatttgattaagtATTTCCCtgtttcaaagaaatttttatgcaaGTTGGTAGCTGCCCAGAATGTCAAAATAGAGTAAACATTCAAAATGACATTTCTAAGGGAAAAATACAGATTGAAAATCAAATGTATATCTTTTTCATATGAATAGTTTACTTTTACAAGTAATAATGTGggaaaaaaaacacacaaaataaAGGCATAAGTTTAACTTTGACATTAACTTAAAAACGATTGTTGCTTTTCAGAGCAGTACATTTCTACTGTACCAGTTTCAAAAGTCAATTGCAACGCCTTGTTTTATGTCCTGTACAACCCTGAAAGTTAGTGTTATTTGAAATATTCAGAAGGTGAACTATAAACAACTATAAACTAAAAGTTAACTTACCTATATAGGTCCATGATAGTGTATTAAGTAATTTCAAGGATTTAAGTGATGATTAATTTGTGAAAAAGTGTTTATggagaaacaaaaaattgcaatgatggGAACAATAATGTAATTTAGTTTAAGTGaccaaaaaatgtatttaagaaGAAATGTGCTCTAGAAATCAAAGTAAATTTAGCTATATTGATTTTCAACAAAGGAACATATAGTCTTATACTTGGTTTTGAATATCTTAATATACACGCAGTAGTAAGACTATAACCGGTTCATTAAAAAGGTACAAACGCCGTGTAATATGgagagaaaagaaaaaactttcaattaaaaaaaaaaatatctatattaaaGAGGATTATTTAAATGCTTACATTAAATGAGTCTATTAAACCACTGACTCATATGAACAATAATTATCCTCAATAATAAATTCCAATTTTCAATAgtaacttttgttaattttcttattaaagaTCACTTTCTGCGCTCATTGAATCTTGTTTGTCAAATATAGTATTTGAAATCTTATTTatcaaatgtaataaaaatagttttgtactGAGTACTTGAAGTAATTCTAAATACATTTTCTGATTGTCCAAAGATTGTTTGAGACCAA containing:
- the LOC136080721 gene encoding uncharacterized protein LOC136080721 produces the protein MRTVAALLGFVFLFQYVSANSLPVKLPTKCEDVLTADTCTSLKAVAAKLRLNVQLVNEAVINAVKKSIQNTQDVIIFVRDTLVKKATNFQCTDALTAEQCDKIALIGKNLKLSAIEVAEAVRQAVARPVEVGATLYVAVLFILDDLKKNVKCEAFVSEDVCKKVADYAISLKLSAEDATKAVKEAILQGANNAADYYNKATEYLRAQISCENVLSIETCEKVRKLADKFSVSLTEVNSALRSAVASGITKVTDLYKHAVKFIIEKWNQVLGDEPSMYKRSIENEANNRLVRTIDMLVDVITKDM